Below is a genomic region from Chiroxiphia lanceolata isolate bChiLan1 unplaced genomic scaffold, bChiLan1.pri scaffold_96_arrow_ctg1, whole genome shotgun sequence.
GGACAGGACAGCCCCGCCCCCTGGCAACAAGCTCCGCCCCTGAATAGTGCCCGGAAATAAGCGGCCACACCCCACGAAACAGGCCCCGCCCTCGGAGAGCGGTTCCGCCCCCTGGTAAGAGCCCCCACCCCCCCGAGACACCCCAAAAACCGAACAAACCCCGCCCCGAGAGAAGGAGTGGAGCTGCCACACCCCCAGAAACAGGCCCCGCCCCTGACAACAGGCCCTGCCCCTGGCAACCAGCCCCCAACGATACCCGACCCTCAGAGCCGCGTGTGACGTCATCAAAAGCGGACAGACACCGGGGAACAGGAAGCGGCTCCAGGGCCTTTATTGGGGGTCGTGGGGGGGGCATGAGGGAGGGTCCCATCGGCGCGCGGGGCCCGCTCGGTGGTCCCGGTCCTGGGGTGGTCCCAGTCCTGGGGGCTCCAGTGCTGGTGGTCCCAGTAGTGGCGTCCCGGTACTTGGGTGGTCTCGGTGATGGTGGTCCCAGAACCAGGGTCCCCGTCTCGTGGGGTTCCGGTGCTGGGAGGGCTCCTGGTCCTGGGGGGGGGTCTTGGTCCTGGGGGGTCCCGGAGCGGGTGTTCCCGGCGCggcggggggaggaggaagggggtggTGGTTCCCGTCTCACTCCTCCCGCTTCTTGTAGTCGCTGAGGTGCGCGAGCACCCAGGCGGCGGGGCCGAGGCAGGACAGGAACATGGCGACGAAGCCCACCACGCTCTCCTGGGGGGGGCACAACCCCGTCAGAccccgccgtgtcccccccgccccctcccaAGGTCACCCCGCgaccccccccccaccccggggcGGGAGATCCCCGCACCCCCCCCCGCACTCACCGCGGCCCCGAGCGGGCTCTGCGGCGGCCCCGACACGATgccgcgcggggccgggccgggccgggccgcggaGCGAAGGAGGGAGCGGGCGGAGCGGACGAGCAGCGCGGCGGGCGCCATGGCGGCGGGGGCTGTGACGTCACTTCCGCCGGAAGCGCGCGGACCGAGCCCCCTCCACCGAGGCGGCTTCCGGTCTGTGACGGGAACGCCCCCAGCCGGGCTTGGCCACGCCCATTGAGGTGAAACCACACCCACTGTGATGAAACCACACCTTCCTCTCAGTGTAACCCCTCCCCGCGCATAAGACACGCCCCCTCACAGGCCACGCCCCCTATAGCGATTCATCTCTGCCTAGTGAAGCCCCGCCCAGTGAAATGAGACCACGCCCCCAAACACGGGGGTTTTGGCGCTGAGGCTCCACCCCCCAAACGGGCCACGCCCATCAGTAGAAGCTTTGCCTCCTGAGTTTAGGCCACACCCCCAGGTCAGGCCCCACCCCTTAAGCCCAGACCACGCCCCCAGGGGGTCATTATTGCCCCCAGGAGGgaactggggggaaaaggagggggtaacgggggggggggacaaAAGGAGCCCCCAGCCAAAGGTCCACCGTAATTTATTTGTGCCGTACAAACAAACCCGCCGAAAAAAACGAACAGAAAGGAAcgaaaaaccaaaaaaaaggggGCAAAACGCCCCTTCCGGCCCCAAACTTCACCTgtgctcccccctcctcccccgcAGAGACGTTTGGGGGGGGGCAAAGGGGGGGTCTGTCACCcgtttgggggggtcccagcagggccaggccgCTCCCCCGTGGGcggggggtggtttggggtgaAATCccgggctcgggggggggggggctcagtGGCAGCAGCCCCCGCAGGGGCCCCCCCCGGGGTGGGGGTCCCCGAATCTGGTGCTGCGGCTCAGGATCTCGTAGGACGAGTCGTCCCCGCAGCAGCCGGACACGCTGGGGGACGTGGGGTCCACCTCGAACCTGGGGGGGGACAGAAAAAGGGGGTTTAACCCcggaaaaaaggggggggaaacTTCCCAAAAGGAGTTtaaccccctccccaaaaaagggAAGTTTAGCCCCCTGGAGAAAGGAGGTTTAAGCCTCTGAAAAAAGAGGGGGTTGAAATTCCCCAAAAGGGGTTTAACCCCCCATAAAAGGGGTTTAAAGTCCCCACAAAAGGGGTTTAACCCCCCATAAAAGGGGTTTAAAGTCTCCACAAAAGGGGTTTAAAGTCCCCATAAAAGGGGTTTAAAGTCCCCACAAAAAGGGGCTTAAACCCCTACAAAAGGGGTTTAAAATCCCCACAAAAGGGGTTTAAAATCCCCATAAAAGGGGTTTAAAATCCCCACAAAAGGGGTTTAAAATCCCCATAAAAGGGGTTTAAATTCCCCACAAAAAGGGGCTTAAACCCCTAAAAAAAGGGGTTTAAAATCCCCACAAAAGGGGTTTAAAGTCCCTATAAAAAGGGGTTTAAAATCCCCACAGAAGAGGTTTAACCCCCCATTAAAAGGGGTTTAACCCCTGAAAAAATCGGTttaaaatccccccaaaaagggGGTTTAACCCCTGAAAAAATCGGTttaaaatccccccaaaaagggGACTTAACCCCCGAAAAAAGGGGGTTTGACCCTCCCAAAAAGGGGTTGAACCCCTCCGACCGTGGGTGCCCCCCGGGGGGCGTTTTGGGGGCAAAAGGGGCGGGTTTGGGGCAGCAGCACTCACTGCAGGGCCTCCCGGAAGAACTGGAACGCGCCCAGGTTGTGCTTGAACACCGTCAGCATCACCTTCTTCATCTGCGTGCTGGGGGCACCCCAAAAACAGGCTCAGTTCGCCCCAAACGGGCTCAGTTCACCCCCAGAATGGCTCAGTTCACCTCAAACAGTCTCAGTTCACCCCAAAAATGGCTCAGTTCATCCCGAACGGGCTCAGTTCACCCCGAAATCAGCTCAGTTCACTCTGAAACTGCCTCAGTTCACCCCAAACTGCCTCAGTTCACACCAAACTGCCTCAGTTCACCCCAAACTGCCTCAGTTCACCCCGAAACTGCCCCATCTCACCCCGAAACTGCCCCATCTCACCCCAAACTGCCCCATCTCACCCCAAACTGCCCCATCTCACCCCGAAACTGCCCCAGTtcaccccaaaactgccccatctcaccccaaactgccccagttcaccccaaaactgccccatctcaccccaaactgccccatctcaccccaaactgccccatctcaccccaaactgccccatctcaccccaaactgccccagttcaccccaaactgccccagttcaccccaaactgccccagttcaccccaaaactgccccatTCCACCTCAAACTCACCCCATACAACCCCAACCCCACCCACTCCACTCCAAACCTGCCCAAACCCACCCATTCCACCCCAAACCCGCCCCAACCTCACCCATCTCATCCCAACCCCACCCATTCCATCCCAAACCTGCCCCATTTCACCCAAACCCACCCATTCCatcccaaaactgccccaacCCCACCCATTCCACCCCAAACCCGCCCCATTCCACCCAAACCCACCCATTCCatcccaaaactgccccaacCCCACCCATTCCACCCCAAACCCGCCCCattccaccccaaaccccctttcTCACCTGTTGGCCACAAGCTGTAGGATCTGGAGCAGGAACTTgcccagccccctcctcctcacccGGCTCTCCAGCTGCACCTCGTAACTGCGGGGGACCCCAAAAGCCGTGAACGACCCCAAAAGCCGTGACCAACCCCAAAAGCCATGACCGACCCCAAAAGCCATGACTGACCCCAAAAGCCATGACCGACCCCAAAAGCCATGACCAACCCCAAAAACTATGACCAACCCCAAAAGCCATGACCAACCCCAAAAGCCATGACCAACCCCAAAAGCCATGACCGACCCCAAAAGCCATGACCAACCCCAAAGGCCATGACCAACCCCAAAGGCCATGACCGACCCCAAAAGCCATGACCAATCCCAAAGCCATGAATAACCCCAAAAGCCATGACCGACCCCAAAAGCCATGACCAATCCCAAAGCCATGAATAACCCCAAAAGCCATGACTGACCCCAAAAGCCACGACCAACCCCAAAAGCCATGACCAACCCCAAAAGCCACGAACAACCCCAGAATTGCCCATTTCCAGGGGTTTTTGCCCTGGCCCAGCACTCACCAGTACAGCACCTCATAACTGCAGGAGGACCCCAAAAGCCATGACTGACCCCAAAAGCCATGACTGACCCCAAAAGCCACGAACAACCCCAAAAGCCATGACTGACCCCAAAAGCCATGACTGACCCCAAAAGCCATGACCGACCCCCAAAGCCATGACTGACCCCAAAAGCCATGACCAACCCCAAAAGCCATGACCGACCCCAAATCCATGACCAACCCCAAAGCCATGACCGACCCCAAAGCCATGACCAACCCCAAAAGCCACGACCGACCCCAGAATTGCCCGTTTCCGGGGGTTTTTGCCCCGGCCCAGCACTCACCAGTACAGCACCTCGTCCCCGGCCTCGACGTCGAAGCGGAAGTGGGAGAAGGCCACGGGGGCCGTGTCGGGGTCCCGGGCCAGGAGGTACCAGGCGCGTTCATCCCGCAGCTCCTCCCGCTTCTCCCgctccttccagccccactCGCTCTGCTCGTACCTGGGTCGGGGTGAGAAACGGAGATTTGGGGCAAAAAAATAAGGGTTGGGGGCAAAAAAATAAGGTTTGGGGGcaaaaaaataaggttttggGGCAAAAAATAAGGTTTTGGGGCAAAACCCGGCGATTTCGGGCAAAACCGAGGTGGGAAACACACACACCATgatttggggaggggaaagaaaatcgTAGAGGTCTTgggggggaaaataaaatcctgggGTGAGAGGCCACGGATTTGGGGAGAAAAGCACAAATTCCGACAGTTTTTGCGGGGGGTTGAGATTCCACCGATTTCGGGGGAATTTCCCCCAAATTCGGGGGTAAAATCCCTCAAAATTCTGGCAGCAACACCCTCGTGATTTGCAGGCGCAaggtggcactgggaggggtCAGGTGGCACTGGGAGGTGACAGGTGGTTCTGGGTGGTGACAGGTGGCACTGGGAGGTGACAAATGGCACTGGGAGGGGCcaggtggcactgggaggggcCGGGTGACACTGGGAGGGGCCGGGTGGCTCTGGGGGGTGAcaggtggcactgggaggggcCAGGTGGCACTGGGAGGTGACAAATGACACTGGGAGGGGCCAGGTGACAGTGGGTGGGGTCAGGTAGCACTGGGAGGGGTcaggtggcactgggaggggcCAGGTGACACTGGGTGGGGTcaggtggcactgggagggtcCAGGTGGCTCTGGGAGGTGACAAATGACACTGGGAGGGGCCAGGTGACTCTGGGAGGGGCCAGGTGGCACTGGGAGGTGACAAATGACACTGGGAGGGGCCAGGTGGCACTGGGAGGTGACAAATGACACTGGGAGGTGACAGGTGGCTCTGGGAGGGGTCAGGTGGCTCTGGGAGGTGACAGGTGACACTGGGAGGTGACAGGTGGCACTGGGAGGTGACAGGTGACTCTGGGAGGGGCCAGGTGGCACTGAGAGGAGCcaggtggcactgggaggggcCAGGTGGCACTGGGAGGTGACAGGTGACACTGGGAGGTGACAGGTGGCACTGGGAGGTGACTCACAGCGTCTGCATGTTGGCCTTGGTCAGCTCGAAGGCCCAGTCGAGGGTGGAAGGTTCCAGACCGGAGACGCGTCGGCACTCGATGGACACGTTGAGACTGTGGGAGAACCCAGAGGGGACATGgtggggacatcagggacagGCCTGGGGACACCGGGAACACGGCAGGGAACACCGGGAACCATCCCGGGGACGCTGGGAACAGCCTTGGGGACGTGCCCGGGGCACCAGGAGGGACCTCGGGGACACCGGGAATACACCAGTGACGCCGGGGAGAGCCTTGGGGACATCGAGGGTGCACTGGGGACACCGGGAACGCGTCAGGGATGCTGGGAACCATCTCAGGGACACGGGAAAGGGCCTCGGGGACACTCCAGGGACACCGGGAATGCACCAGAGGCACCAGCAACAGCCTCGGGGACACGGGAAATGGGCCAGTGGCACCAGGAATGGCCTCAGGGACACAGGaaacagccctggggacaccggGAACACGCTGAGGGCACCGGGAATGGCCCCAGGGACATCAGGAATACGCTGAGGACACCGGGAATGGCCCCAGGGACACCGGGAATGGCCTCAGGGACACCTGGAAAGGCCTCAGGGATGTTTGGAACACGCTGAGGACACTGGGAAtggccccagggacacctggaaAGGCCTCAGGGACACAGGaaacagccctggggacactgggaacaTGCTGAGGACACCGGGAATGGCCCCAGGGACATCAGGAATGTGCTGAGGTCACAGGCAGTGGCCCCAGGGACACCGGGAATGGCCTCAGGGACACCTGGAAAGGCCTCAGGGACACCGGGAACACGCTGAGGACACTGGGAATGGCCCCAGGGACACCGGGAATGGCCTCAGGGACACAGGaaacagccctggggacactgggaatgTGCTGAGGACACCGGGAATGGCCTCAGGGACACCGGGAATGGCCTCAGGGACACAGGagacagccctggggacactgggaacGTGCTGAGGACACCGGGAATGGCCCCAGGGTCATCAGGAATACGCTGAGGTCACAGGCAGtggccccagggacacctggaaTGGCCTCAGGGATGTTTGGAACACGCTGACGACACTGGGAAtggccccagggacacctggaaTGGCCCCAGGGACATCAGGAATATGCTGAGGTCACAGGCAGTGGCCCCAGGGACGCTGGGAACACACTGAGGTCATCAGGAAtggccccagggacacctggaaCGGCCTCAGGGACGTTGGGAACACGCTGAGGACACCGGGAATGGACCCAGGGACATCAGGAATACGCTGGGGTCACAGGCAGTGGCCCCAGGGATGTTGGGAACACGCTGAGGACACCGGGAATGGCCCCGGGGACACCTGGAACACGCTGAGGACACCAGGAAtggccccagggacacctggaaCACGCTGAGGACACTGGGAAtggccccagggacacctggaaCACGCCGAGGACACCAGGAATGGCCCCGGGGACACCTGGAACATGCCGAGGACACCGGGAATGGCCCCAGGGATGTTGGGAACACGCCGAGGACACCGGGAAtggccccagggacacctggaaCACACTGAGGACACCGGGAATGGCCCCGGGGACACCTGGAACACACTGAGTACACCGGGAAtggccccagggacacctggaaCACACTGAGGACACCGGGAAtggccccagggacacctggaaCACGCTGAGGACACTGGGAATGGCCCCAGGGATGTTGGGAACATGCTGAGGACACCGGGAATGGCCCCGGGGACACCTGGAACACACTGAGGACACCGGGAAtggccccagggacacctggaaCATGCCAAGGACACCGGGAATGGCCCCAGGGACATCAGGAATGTGCTGAGGACACCCGGAATGGCCCCGGGGACACCTGGAACACGCCGAGGACCCTGGGAATGGCCCCAGGGATGTTGGGAACACGCCGAGGACACTGGGAAtggccccagggacacctggaaCACGCCGAGGACACCGGGAAtggccccagggacacctggaaCACGCTGAGGACACCGGGAAtggccccagggacacctggaaCACGCCGAGGACACCGGGAATGGCCCCAGGGATGTTGGGAACACGCTGAGGGCACCGGGAATGGCCCCAGGGATGTTGGGAACACGCCAAGGACACCAGGAAtggccccagggacacctggaaCACACTGAGGACACCGGGAATGGCCCCGGGGACACCTGGAACACACTGAGTACACCGGGAAtggccccagggacacctggaaCACACTGAGGACACCGGGAAtggccccagggacacctggaaCACGCTGAGGACACTGGGAATGGCCCCAGGGATGTTGGGAACATGCTGAGGACACCGGGAATGGCCCCGGGGACACCTGGAACACACTGAGGACACCGGGAAtggccccagggacacctggaaCACGCCAAGGACACCGGGAATGGCCCCAGGGACATCAGGAATGTGCTGAGGACACCCGGAATGGCCCCGGGGACACCTGGAACACGCCGAGGACCCTGGGAAtggccccagggacacctggaaCACGCCGAGGACCCTGGGAATGGCCCCAGGGATGTTGGGAACACGCCGAGGACACTGGGAAtggccccagggacacctggaaCACGCCGAGGACACCGGGAAtggccccagggacacctggaaCACGCTGAGGACACCGGGAAtggccccagggacacctggaaCACGCTGAGGACACCGGGAATGGCCCCAGGGATGTTGGGAACATGCTGAGGACACCGGGAATGGCCCCGGGGACACCTGGAACACACTGAGGACACCGGGAAtggccccagggacacctggaaCACGCCGAGGGCACCAGGAATGGCCTCAGGGACACCAGGAATGTGCTGAGGACACCCGGAATGGCCCCGGGGACACCTGGAACACGCCGAGGACACCGGGAATGGTCCCGGGGACACCTGGAACACACTGAGGACACTGGGAATGGCCCCAGGGATGTTGGGAACACGCCGAGGACACCGGGAAtggccccagggacacctggaaCATGCTGAGGACACCGGGAATGGCCTCAGGGACATCAGGAATGTGCTGAGGACACCCGGAATGGCCCCGGGGACACCTGGAACACGCCGAGGGCACCGGGAAtggccccagggacacctggaaCACGCCGAGGACCCCGGGAGCGGGCCCGGGGCCCCCCCCGGGCGGGGCGGCACTCACCCGTTCCGGTCGTACTTCTTGAACACGGGGAAGGCTTCCAGGGGGTCttggagctggaagagaccaAAGAGCAGCCGAGAGCCAGCGGGGGGGTGGCGGTTGCCAGCGGTGCCGGGGGGTTGGGCCGCGCTTTGCCGCACTCACTTTGTTGGCGGCCTCGACCTTGGCGCAGACGGCGGCCATGGCCGCGCGCTCCTCCAGCCGCCGCTGCTTCTTCTCCTTGGCCCTGCTCGACTTCCTCTGGGCAAacacacccccaaaaaaaaaaaagagaggagaggagaatcACCCCGAAAGCCCCCCCCGTGGCTGCCGCCAGCGGCGCGGCCCCAAAATCGGTCAAAAACCAGAATAGTCGAACCTGGCGGGTCTAAAAAGCGACAGGTTGGGAAGGGGGGGGTTGGACCTAAAGCCTGGCAGAAAAGAGGGGTTTTTGGGGTAAAAACCAGCATTTTGATGAGCACAGAAACTGTTCCGATCACCAGGGAAGTGTTGCCTGAAGAGTTTTGCCCCAAAGTTAATAATCGTTAGTTTTATAAATACTTTCACGTTATAATTCATATTATATGTAATGTGTTCAGTATAACACAAATAACATATATAACATACATATAATAACATCCAATATACTTAatcattaattttataaatactgCTACTCTATAACACAGATTACATATAATGTGTTCAGTGTGACACACataatatacataatatatataataacatCCAATATATTTAatcattaattttataaatactgTTACTCTATAACACAGATTACATATAATGTGTTCAGTATGACACACATAATATATGTAATACATATAATAACATCCAATATACTTAatcattaattttataaatactgTTACTCTATAACACAGATTACATATAATGTGTTCAGTGTGACACACataatatacataatatatataataacatCCTATATACTTAATATAAAATATGCTATGTTTATGTACTGtgttttttataaatatcaataaattaatttggGGGTTAAAAGCAGCGTTTTGATGAGCACAGAAACTGTTCTTATCACTGGGGGAGTGTTGCCTGAAAAGTTTTGCCCCAAAGTCAATAatcattaattttataaatacttcCACATtataatacatattatataaAATGTGCTCAGCATAACCTACATGACATACATACAATAACATCCAACAtacttaatataaaatatattatgtttatataccatattttttataaatgtcAATAAATTAACCTGGGGGTTAAAAGCAGCGTTTTGATGAGCACGGAAACTGTTCCTATCACTGGGGGAGAGTTGTCGCTCAGGGGGTTAAATTTGAGGGGGTTTGCCCCAAAATCCGTGGGGTTTTAGTAAAGTTGATGGTTGTTACATGGCACGAGCCAGGTGACAccgagcagcagctgcacaaaaATTATGACCTTTAAATGGTTTTCTCCTGAATTTGAGGAGTTTTGACAGCAGAAATTACCAGCGCCAGGTCTGCTCAGGGCAGCCCCAAATTTGCACAAAATGTCTCAAATTTCTTCATAGGAGCCTCCAGACCCCTCAGAGAGTCCCAAGCATCGTCCCGAGAGCCCCAAATGTCCCAAAACCTCAACAAAGGTCCCAAATCTCCACAGGGGAGCCCCAATCCCCTCAGAGAAGCCTCTTATTCCCTCATAGGAGGCCCCTCAGAGCCCCAGACCCCCAAGAAAGGTCCCAAATCCACTCAGAGTAGCCCCGTATCACCTCGAAGAGCCTCCCCATCCGCTCGGACGGCCCCAAATCCCTACGAATGGTCCCAAACCTCTACACAGGAGCCCCCAGAACCCCTCAGAGGGTCCCGAACTCTCGAAGGTCCCCAGATCCCCTCATGGTAACCCCCTGTCACCTTATGGGAGCCCCCACACCCCCTCGGACAGCCCCAAACCCCCACCCAAGGTCCCAAATCCCCTCAGAGAATCCCCCGTATCCCCTCGCGGCGGGTcgcccccccccctccaccctcTCAGACGGCCCCAAACCCGCTCAGCGGAGCCTcgcaggccccgcccccgcTGCCTTTCCCCTCAGGCCGAGCCCCCCCCACCATCCCcggggcgcggcgcggccccCGCTCACCCCCATAGTGGCGTCGGCGGCGGCTCCTCacggcgcggggggcgcggggggtcTGAGGGGGCGCGCGCGGGGGGCGCCCTATTTgtagtgggggggggggggcgggggggaggggggcagagaGCCCGCGGGCGGCGGTCAGCGCGCACGCGCGGAGCGGGAAAGGGGCGGGGCGAAGGGAGGGGCGGCGCACGAGGGGGGCCGCGCGTGCGCggaggggcggggggagcgcggggggGAGCGGGCTCgtggcggcggcgcggggcgcgaAGGCGGCTCGGCGCTGATTGGCTGAGGGaggcgggaggggcggggcgggagcgccGGAGGCCACGccccctctctgctctgagGGGAGAGGGGCCGCCATTGAGGGACCGGAGGGAAATGGGGGGCCCAGAGGTCCGTGAGGGACCCACAGACCCTGGGACGGTCCCATAGACACCAGTAGTGGAACCAAACCCAGATATGGAGCCAAACCAGACCCTGGTAGGGCCCCATAGACACCACTGCAGAACCAAACCCAGCTCCACAGCTCCCAGTACGGACCCACAGCCCCCGGGATGGCCCCACAGACACCAGTACGGACCCACAGACCTGGTATGGCCCCACAGACACCAATATGGATGCACAGAACTTGGTATAACCCCACAGACACTGGTATGGTCCCACAGACCCCAGTAGCGTCCCACAGACACTGGTACGGGACCGGACCCAGCCCCAGAAACCCCAGTACTGACCCCAGCACAAACGTACTCCCACAGCCCTGGTACAGCCCCACAGATCCCGGTATGGAACTGAACACGGTCCCACAACCCCTGGGATGGTCCCACAACCCCCGGGATGGCCCCCAGTATGGCTCCACAGACTCTGGTATGGCCCCATAAACACCAGTACGGAACCGAACACGGCCCCACGGCCCCacggccccacagcccccagtgTGGCCCCATAGCCTCTGAGACAGTCCTACAGACCCCAGAATGGACCCATAACGCAGCCCCATGGaccccagtgcagccccacagcctTCAGtccactcccagctctgccccataACCCTCagcctgcccccagccctgccccacagcagccccacagcagccccacagcccccagccctgccccacaccCCCACCATGGGGGCACCCCACACCCCACAGATGCCCCGTGGTGAGAACACCCCACACGGAGGGGGGCAATGGGAGGGTTGGGGTCTGTGAGGCTGAGGGGGGGGATCTCCATGGCCCCCCCTGGCCCCACAGACACCCCTCAGCCCTATAACAGCCCCCTGACGCCCTCCAGCAGCCCCgaccccccatccccacagagggacagagctccagccccacagctaCCCCTCAAGCCCCATAACAGCCCCCTGACACCCCCAGtaccccctgagcccccccagccccataaCAGCCTCCTGACACCCCCAGtaccccctgagcccccccagccccataaCAGCCCCCTGACACCCCCAGtaccccctgagcccccccagccccataaCAGCCTCCTGACACCCCCAGTACCCCCTgatcccccccagccccataaCAGACCCCTGACACCCCCGGGCACCCCCTGAGTCCCACCAGCCCCATAACAGCCCCCTGAATCCCCCAGCCACTCCTtgacccccccccagccccataaCAGCCCCCTGacaccccctgagcccccccagccccat
It encodes:
- the LOC116781925 gene encoding basic proline-rich protein-like, whose product is MTPWGRARLGAFPSQTGSRLGGGGSVRALPAEVTSQPPPPWRPPRCSSAPPAPSFAPRPGPARPRAASCRGRRRARSGPRRAWWASSPCSCPASAPPPGCSRTSATTRSGRSETGTTTPFLLPPPRREHPLRDPPGPRPPPRTRSPPSTGTPRDGDPGSGTTITETTQVPGRHYWDHQHWSPQDWDHPRTGTTERAPRADGTLPHAPPTTPNKGPGAASCSPVSVRF
- the NAA40 gene encoding N-alpha-acetyltransferase 40 → MGRKSSRAKEKKQRRLEERAAMAAVCAKVEAANKLQDPLEAFPVFKKYDRNGLNVSIECRRVSGLEPSTLDWAFELTKANMQTLYEQSEWGWKEREKREELRDERAWYLLARDPDTAPVAFSHFRFDVEAGDEVLYCYEVQLESRVRRRGLGKFLLQILQLVANSTQMKKVMLTVFKHNLGAFQFFREALQFEVDPTSPSVSGCCGDDSSYEILSRSTRFGDPHPGGGPCGGCCH